TAAGAGTATGCATATGAGTGTGTTCATGTCTGGGCTATATGGGGCACAAAGAATTTAAGTGACAATCCAATACCTACCTCTCCCTTGCTTTCTTCCATTTGCTTAACATCAAACTGTCACGTATCATGGGAAGTTGGGCTGTTAGAGGCACCTTATGATAGAAGTGCTTGAGGGGGAGCTGTGTTCTGCCTCTGATATCCTGGGGGAAAGGCTCCAAGAAATCAGTCTCCTCTGAACTGGGATGTAACGATAAGGAGGAAAAACTTAAGTTCTGCCCTCTACTAAAATTCATAAACTTTACAGGCTCTGGGTCTAAAAGTAATATGGGGTTCAGACTTGATGAAGCAGATTGGACCTCTAGTAACGCTGTCACAAATAAGCAAAGTACAGGGTGAGAGAAACCAGAAATCTTGCTCGCTAGTACAATGAagagttgggggggggggggggggggaatcaaACATGCTCTGTGTACCTACCCTTGCCTGAGTTTGAACTCCATCATTCATGAATCATGTACAAAGGGAAGCCTGAAGGGCTGAGAAGTGGTGCTGGGCTGACGGGCGGGAAGAGCACTGGAGTGTGAGCCAGACTGTGTAGCCTCTCTGCCACTGGCCTCAGTTGAACTTGGGCTTTTGACTCCCAGTGCTTCAGTTTCCCCATCTACACAGTAAGTTCTCTTCTTCATAAAGGGCTACTAGCAGGCAGGATGAGGGAAGCTGTCTACACTTAGGTAAATATGGTTTTGCCAGTTCATTTTCTCTAGAAACACAATAGGAGACGGGAAAGGCATCCGAAATTTGTGGAGCACAGAGGTGAGgcaggctggggcagccaggcaAGAATTTTCCCGTCAGACTTTTGGAAAGCGGCTTATCTGTGAAACAGCTTGAGACCCAGCCAGGCCACAGACCTGGGAGCAGCCAGTGGGCAAGTGCAGAGGTGGAGCTTCCACCGAGGCTGTTTGTTCGATGTGAAACGCTTGGATGGGTCAGTGCTGATTGCAGCACCCGAGAGGCGGCTGAGGGGAGCTGTGCAAAGAGTAGCACTGGCCATGGggagggcagccccagccctcctgATACTGCTCAGCCTAAAAGTGACGATTTGTGATGCTGAGGACACCTGCTCAGGTGAGTAGAGCACAAATATTACTGCTGTCTCACTGAGACGGCCTGTTTCATCTCCCCTGATAAGAGAAGGAgcttggggagggagggggaaaagtACCATATGACTTTTTTTACTTCTatgcttttttaaattcagcTGCAGGTGGGAGGAGAGTAAGGAGGAGGCTGAAGTCTCAGCAGCCACTTAAGAAAGCTGCTGGCTCCAACTAGTGATGTAACATCATTCCCTCACCAGTGggatctctaggaacagagagTCTCCGGTGAGGTTTTCCCCCCTGGTTAGGGTTTTTTGTTAGTAGGGCCTTGGTACAGCTACCAAAGGATACAGAGCAATACAAAGGATCAGCCTGGGGATGCTGTGTGGGCACAGTGTTCTGTCTGCATTCCTCAAGAAGGCCACGGGGGAATTTCAAACAGGGCTGCCATCAGGAAATTCAGAAGAACCCTTGCCCTTACTGTCCACAGATCCATCAGTGTCACTTACTCTGCTGTCTATACTCCATTGGGGCACCTCTCAGCTTTTGTTTTATTAAGCTACAGTATATTTGTCATGCATGCAATGTCATATATATTAGCCTCCTCTCCCACTGAACTCCCCTGAAGCCAGAGAGGTGCAGAGTCTGGCTCCTCTAATATGTGAGATCCTCAATGCTATCTGTCAATCCATACAACACCCCCAAACTTCCACACTCATTGCTTTTGATTGCACTGTTCCTCAGATTCAAAGGGTTTGGTTTCCTCTCCAAGATATTTCAGAGCCCTAATAATCTCCACAAAGACTGTCTTCATTTCTCAGAGGTGAGAATAGTGGGACTGGGTGATGCTGACCGACTTGCCATTCTTCAAGGATGTCCAGGGATCCCAGGTGTCTCTGGCCCGAAAGGAGAACCAGGTCTCCCAGGAAGAAAAGGTGAGGCCCCCAAAGCCAGTGATGAGCACTGTGATACAAGGCGGTTTTGTTGCTTTGGGCAGGGGAAGCAAGCTGAGGCTGGAGCAGTTGCTGGCCCGGCATTGGCTGCTGTGAGGAGCTGGAGAATTGAATAGGAGTGGAAAACACCCCAATTAGACATATGCTGCTACACGTGGAGTGACCTGTTTCTTCCTTGAGTCCTGTCACAAGCCTGAAGTGATCTCGGGGTGTGAAGTGTCTCATTCGTTTCTTCTACAGAAAATCATCCATTTATTTTATGGGTCTTTATTGAACGGTCTGGGTGGGAGGGTGGCTGAGATGCTCCTGCCTGTTTTCCGGGGAAGTTTGCGAAATGTACTGGCAACCCCTATTCCGGGGAGCAAGGGAGATGGGAGTTCTTCAGAGTTTTCATAGCCACCTCAAGAGAAGGTGAATCACATCAGCTGAGCAAGCTGATCCACCACAGCAGAATCTGTGGATGGCTCCACGATGTACAAAGGTCATAAGAATTCGTATGTGAACTGCAAATTAAGGCTTAAAATGGCAGTACCACTGTAGTAAGGctccaacagaaaaaaaggagtaaGGTAAAAGAGTAAACTATGTTGCAGGACTGAGTCTAATTAACAAAACGCAGCTCCCTCGTTTCTGTGAAAGCCAAGGCCCCGTTGCCCAGACTTCTGTGAGCCCCACCCCGGTCAGTTTGTAATGTGCACATACAAAATGAGTCTTTCTTTGCAGGAGAAATGGGAGACCAGGGATTCCCCGGGAAAGCAGGACCACCTGGTGCAAAAGGTAATGCATAACATATGCAGTTCTAATTTGTAAATGCCCCCAAGCTCAGGACGTGCATTGGGAGACTGGATCTACAGAGATGAACTGCAGGGCTGGCCATAGGCTAAGAAATGGCACTGAAGTAGCATAGGAAAAGACTGATTTGGGGGTATGGCTCTTGCATGGAGTGAGCACTAGAAACAGTGTCCTTGAGTGGGACAGAGGAAGATACCACTCTTCTCAAAATTTCCCACTGACACTTACCAGCCCCCTAAAATCAGACTCCTCCCCATTCCCCACTCCTACCCTAACCTGCCTCCAGCACAACAAGCCTGCCCAAATGCCCCCCAGCTctcaggagctttggagctcTCTGTGGAGCTTCAGCCCAGAGGCCTGATGCAGAGGCACTATGCTGGGTGCTTGTTCTGCCAATTGACAGGGGCAATTTAAAGGACACAGACACCAATGGAAAGAATGGTCTTATTTTACTATGAATATTAAGGCAACACAAAAGTAAAATGATTCATTCAATAAAACTACATGCTTGGCTTTGGCAACAGGCAAAAATAAGCAAGGTGATGAACCTAATCATTACTATACGAGAGACAGGATAGTGATTGAGAAAGATACATCACCAATTGCCTAAATACTTTACCATCATCCAgagcctgcagtccctggggagccccaTTTCGCAGAGAGGACGTGGAGAACCCTTCCCAGCAATTGGGAAAACCCCACGCAGTGTATCCACCCATAGGTGAGGTCTCCGAATTCACCCTGAAAGGGAGTCCAGTGTTTATAGGCCCAAATCAGCAAGTCAAAGTGACTTGATTATATTTAGCATGAAAACACCTGGGTCTGATGGCACTCTTCCTGATTAGCCAGGGCCAGGACTTGGCGAGAGCCCAGGCCTTGGCTGGGAGGGTTTTCCCCTAAAATACCTAAAATACAGtgatgagtattttggaccaaaccactacaatacCCTACAAACAAGCCTCTATTCATGTCAGTTGGAAAAGTTTCTTAAAATCACACATTTCTTGCAGATAACTACATAAGGTTATAAACAGCTAGCATAGTCTTTGTCATCTATTTATAGCTAAATAATACTGATGGTGTTAGTCACACAATGCCCAGGATCCATCTTATACATCACCTCTGGCTTAGGCCTGCTGCTCAGGCCTCAGCACATCACTGCTTTCAGCAGCCTCCAGGCTTTGACTCGGTGCGCAGTGCCCGCTTGACCACAAGAACGGGATCAAAGAATGGCAGAGGATGAGGTTTTCTTTGTAATGGGATGAACCCCTGAAGAGGATGATGTCTGTTAAGAAACTGGTTTTCACCACTCAACCTTGCTTAGGACCTTCAGCAGGACGTGTACTGCAAATACTGGAAAAGTGTCTCTTCTAAAGAatccagctcccagcacaagGGAACCGTAGGAACTGAGCAGCAGGGAAGACACCCCTTTTACATGCTGAATATGAAGCTATTACCTGGCCAAAAGCACCCAAGACTTGAACTGAAGCTCCAGCAGGAGATGGACAAACCCACTGAAAAAGCAGTTATTGATCGAAATCTCACAAGTGCCTGACTGTAAACAGAAAGCCCCCACAGAAAGTCACTGAAATGGAACTGTGAATCCCCCATACATTCCAGGAGATGGAACAGCAGTCCTCTCTCTTCTGtatcctgctcttcctgctgttcctgagagaTACTGCTGATCAagagagcagccaggctggggcagcaggTCCACCTGGGACACTCAGTCGAGCACCGTAGCTCTGCACCTCTTGGCAGCCTCTCCTGTACATTTGGGACATACAGAGGGGCTGAAGCAGCCACCTGAGGAGCCACAGTAATTCATTTGCCTTGGATAGACTGTGATGAGCATTTTCTTCTTGTGTTTTGtaggagcagctggagagccTGGCTTCCCAGGTCTGAAAGGTAAATCATGCTATGCTAAATTTATCATGTGAGCTACTTTGTAAACTTCCACCCAGTGCTGTTCTGGTACAACCCACCAGATGGGAGCAGTTATAGAGACTGGATGGGGCTATTTGGTGACAGCTATACCTTATCATAGGCTCCACCCTGGGCCAGGTGCTGTGGGTAGTCCCACTCCCAAACCAGATGTTCAGCAACGGGTGCTGTCCGCAGCTCGGGCAGCTGGTGCTGCCACCTGGCACCATCAGCTGCAGAAACCGCACGGCTGCAGGACCAGCCAGATTTGGGGAGAGCTCCTAATACTCCAATGCTGTGACAAAATGCAGAGGCTCAAATGAAATTCAGTTGCTGCTAGTGCCAGAGGAACATGTCTCTACCAGCAATAAGGTAGTAGgaaaacatggggttttttcccttgtgcCAACATCCTGCATGCAAGGACCACAGGCAGGCACCACTGAGCACTGTCTTCACTATGGCTTCCCTCTCTGGAGTTTGGCTGGCAATCACTGGGTCCAACACCGCTGGCCTGGCAGACAGTTCTAGTGCTCCAGTGTGTCACTGCTGCTCCCAAACCACTGGCTGAagctctgtgccagcagcagtcATTCCCCTCATCTGCCTTCCCAAGGTGCATTTCTTCCCCCTTCCCACACTTACCCACTCCTGTTCCACATGTCCCAGCCCTATGGGACTCACTGGCACAAACTGTTGGTACGCAGCTCCatgggctgggcagcagcaggcagagcagccaggTCCAACAGAGACACATCTTGCATCGGTCTCACCATTTGGACCTCTAAGCCCTAAAACAGATGCCAGCGGGAAATAGATCATGCCAGGTCCAACAGGCCAAGAGAGGCAAATGCTGCTGCTCATTGTGcacatgtgtatatatatatatttgtgtatatatatatatatagtgcaTCCCCCCAGTGGCCACCCCATGTACCTCCTGGTCAACCTGGAGAGCTCTTCCCAGTGTCTGAAGCTGCTGGGTGTCATTGCTGTAGTTACAGGGATTTGTGACTTGGGTTCCCACCTGCCCCTCTGTGCTTTCCTGGGTCTGTGCAGATGGGCTGGTGGGTCTCCTCTGGTGggcctgggagcagccaggacagctTACACTGAGCAGCTCTTCCTGCCTGGTTTCTCTATGCCTTTCATTTGCTTGGCGCAGATGAGCCAAGCACTTCCTCTAACATCACAGCTCTCCACTGCAGCAGGATTTGTCTTGGCAAATGTCAAGTACTGGGGAAGGGTATTGCTGGGTGTGGAAGGCGGGGAGCAGTTGATGGTGTTGTTTGTCCAACAGGAACAAAAGGAGAGCCTGGATTTCCAGAAATATGGGGTGAGTTTCATCCTAGGTCTTCATGACACTGGTCAGCTTTGCAGAGTGGATGGTGGTGGACTACCTGCACCAGAAGTCAGGACAGGATAGGAATAAAAACAAGTTTAGAGTGACATTGAAGGATGGAGGTAGGAAATATCACTGTTGTCTTTGCTTCTGTAGGTCTACTCTGTACTCTAGCCATGCTGGGAAAATCATGTCCTCTGAGCACTACTTAAATGTCCTGTCCTCTGTGTGTCCTGGAGGAGGTCTATCTGAGTTTTTCAGAGACTCGGTGTCCTGATTTCTAAGATGAAACCACTAGAAACAGCTGTATGGACATGTGGTTACTTCAAAGGCAGTTACACCCCCGCACTTGCAGTGGCACCTTTAGTACTTGTGGAGTTCGTGTGTGTGATAGAGCTCAGATTAACTTAATCattggaagaaaagaagaaaaataaaaaaaacaagttTCAGTTGCTCCATCTGTCTCCATGAGCTAAAGTTAAAGGAGAGCTACAACCTCCTCTGGCTACAACTGGGTGCTGTAGGGCCACAATAACGTGCAAGATCAAAGCTGCTGTAACGCCTGACAGACTGGGATGCCACTGAACTGGTCCCTTGCTGCCCCAGACACTTCTCTGGGCATGTAAAACATTTgactaaaaaagaaaaggccaaGTCCAGGACCATCTCCCTGCTAGGGAGGTCACAAGATAGCCCGGTACAGCTGTGTATCCATGTATCACACACAGCATGCTGGGACACCTGCACCACCAgccccaccagcaccaccagcaccaccatctCTGATCATGTCCCCAGGCTTTCCCTTCAACAGCTACTGATGCAGCTGTAGGCTGGGATGTCTGATAGGGACCATTCAGTCACCTGTGAATCTGAACTTTGGTCAGCAGGtatggttttggggagggaaaaacaGTATACGTAACatatacatgtatgtatatgtatacatatatataaatgtacATATTCAAAAGAGTTGTGTGTCTTGGGGAGATttcattgtggccttccagtacttaaATGGTGCTTATAAAAAAGCTGGAGAGTGACTTTCCAtgggcagtgacaggacaatgggGAACGACTTACagctaaaagaggagagatttagattaggtattaggaggAGATTTTTTACTCAGAAGGTGGTaagaccctggcacaggttggccagagaagctgtggctgcccatccctggcagtgtccggGGCCAGGTTTGGACggggcttgaagcaacctggtctattggaaggtgtccctgcccatggcagggagtggaatgagatgagctttacggttccttccaacccaaaccagtgggtgattctatgattcaaccCACAGAGGATGAGCTGAACACTATTCACTGCATCACAGGGAGCTCTCTGTGTCACTAACTCCTTTGCTGTCAATTACCCACACACTCTCTGTGCCCTGCATACATTCTGGAGCTGGGACAAATTCCTGGATCATGAGTTTGTCATCCTTTTCAGAGCAGCTCCATCATTCAGACCCCCAAAAGTCATTGCAAATGAGAGGAGTCTTGGCACCTTAGACCATCTCTTTCTTAGAAGGTGCCCTTCTCCCATGCAACATAGGGACTCAGAAGCCATGGCAGGGTTTGgttcccagcagttccacattAGGATCCTGCAGCACAAAGAGCCAGCTGGGTGCTGGAGGGCTCAAAGGCTCAAGGCTCCCTGGATCAGTAAACACATTATAACTCTTTCCACTTGATCTCTTTGATTTGCACAGAACCCGGGAACTGCCAAGAACTGTTGGCCAAAGGGAAGATTCTGAGTGGCTGGTACACAATCTACCCCCAAGGCTGCAATGCCACCACCGTCTTCTGCGACATGGACACGGATGGTGGGGGATGGATTGTGAGTAGGATGAGGAGAGGGAGGTTTATATGTTCCTACAGTGATTTTTGTTACAGCTGCAAAGGATGGctcaaaaatagaaacaaaaggGAGGAAAACACACAGCTGAGGACAGCTGAGGTTCACGTCCGCAAGCCAGAGTGAATCCCTCTGGACACAGGGGATTCCCCCAGGACTTGTCTCTGGAAGCAGGCTGAGTGCCACAGACCCACTGCCTGCTTAAATCAGCAAATCATTTCCTCCTCATTTCCAAGGGCATATGGAAGAGATCCTTGAGCAAGGGATTCTTGTGGGGTTTGCTCCCCAGACAGCCACAGGCGTGTCCTGATGCAGGGGAAGCATTTACCATGGTAGGCGTGTCCCCCAGGTGCTGTGGATGCTTTTGAGTGAGGGATGGGCTGGTGGGGCTGAGGGtctctttcaggtttttcagagGCGCTGGGACGGGTCAGTGAACTTCTTGCGAGATTGGGATTCATACAAACGAGGCTTTGGCAACCAGCTGACGGAGTTCTGGATGGGGAATGACAACATCCACTTCCTCACCTCTCTGGGTAAGGTCTGCCTCCCTCCCGGGCTGGGGCCAAGAGAGTCCAACCCCTGTACCACATTGGGCCATTGTAGACCTCTGAGCTTCTCATAGCCATCTGAGGCCCCCACTGTTAATCCCAAACAGGATGCAGGCTCTTGCAGCCCATGGCATACAGGAAATTGCACTCTAAAGAAAAGCAAGACTAGAAGTCAGGGAAGAGAATGAGCTGGCTGCATGATCTACCCTGGAGACAGGCTAACACATCTTCCTACTTGGACTGGTTGTGATGGCATCGTCTTGTCCACACACAGCCTTGGAATTAGAGCTGTGTGTAGGACTCCTGCCCATAACCACCCAATATCGTATCTGAAAAGCTGCTTCCTTAGAAAACCATCAAAGGCATAGAAGGCTCTGCAggaattttaaagaaatcaaaatcTCTCAAGTAGTGGAAGCTCCTCTCATGTTAGCTCACAGTTCATTAAACACTCCACCCTGAAATCCAGTGGCATACCCACCATCCGTCCTGCACCACTGCTGTCCATCTTCTCTTCTAGGACCCTGTGAACTCCGCATTGACCTGAGAGACTTTGAGAACAACTACTATTTTGCCAAGTATGCTTCGTTCAGAGTTTTAGGAGAGTCAGAGAAATACAGACTGGTGCTAGGAGACTTCCTTGGTGGAAATGCCGGTAAGTTTGAGGCAGATCACTGGGAAAGTCTGTTTCCTAGAGCGCTTCAGAAGTGTTCAGCTTCTATGCAGAGATGTATCATGCAAACTCCTTGTATCAGCTacattttgggtcaatttttttaaaactggcCATGGGACCTCTGGGTACAGAGATGGAGGGGGGCACCCATCACCCAAAGAAGTGTGACTCAGAGCGCTACCTACAAGCCCAGCCGTATGGTTTAACAGCAAATGAGCCTGCTCCTGAGCAGTGCCCAATCCAACTGACCTTTCCAACAGCTCTCAGCAGCCAGGTCAAGTTCTGCTTTTGGTTACGTTGGCAGGAGACATTTGCCCATGAGGTTTGGCATTTCCAGGGCTGCAGTCCTTTTCAACACTTCCAGCATCAGCACTCCATCCTCTTAATacctgatgttttgggtttgtttttttaaaaaaagtaaacaaatctTCAAAATTCAATATCCATCATTCAGGAATGAGTGAAATCAACACCTGAGAGAGCAGTGCTCTGGGTTTATGTGGCTTCGTACACTGCAACCCTGTCTGGTAATTCAGACCTCAGTGTGTCTGCAGAGAACCTGAGCATTGCAAGAGAAGTGACAACTGTGTACCTGTGAGAATATCTGGCCCATTTGATTCACAGGCATAGATAAATTTTCCATGTGTTTTAGCAGAGCTCAGGATACTTCTTTTGTCCAAGACAAGAAGGAAACCTGTGCAACCGAGCAGCAGGTTTTATACAATCTGCCTTGCACCTGGCAAGGGCCGCTGGTGCCCAGCAAGGGTGCACAGACACGTCAGGGTCCCGTTTGTGATTCCTACTGCAGTAACTGTCAATGTGTGCTCTCTGCAGGAGACTCTTTCTCGTACCACAGGGACATGCCATTTTCAACAACAGATCAGGACAATGACATGAGCTCCTTTAACTGTGCCACAGAATACAAGGGAGCGTGGTGGTACAATGACTGCCATTACTCCAACTTGAATGGGATGTACTGGATGGGTCCACATGGGAGCTATGCTGATGGCATCAACTGGAAGACAGGCAAAGAATACCACTACTCCTATAAGCGAACGGAAATGAAGTTCAGGCCAGTTTAACGTGGCGAGAGGGTGCCTGATAAGCTCCAAGAGGTGCCACTCACCAATCAAGAGAAGACACAAAACATAATGTCTGGGGACAAAAGTGGACCAGGAAGGATATTACAGGTTGTGCCTTCTGCCTAGAGCAGGATTTTTGAAGCCAGAAGATACCGGTGCTGGTTTGAGCTCCTCCTGTAAGCACCAGACCCTGCTGCTTACTCTCACCCTCTCACTCCCATGCTGACTACCTCCAGAAGCCCCACTGATGCTGACTGAGCCCAAGCATCTTTTTCTGAAAAGTGCATTACCTTGATTTAAAGACCAAGTGATGGGTAGAGCCAGTGCACCTCAGTAAAGCTCTGTGATATTATTACCCTAAATGGTAATTGCTGGTAATTTCTAGTCTAATCCATGTATATGAAGCCTCCAATATACTTGCAGCCTCTTTCTGTTGGACCCAAGAGCTGTCTGAAAGGCACTGAATTCCTGACCTGTCCCACTCTCCCTGCAGGCTGTGATGGAGCCACGATGTAGAACAGCATGGAAAAGACTGAGCTTCCAGGGGCTGAGCATCCAGGGCTGAGCACAGGGCTGCCAGTACTACCAgcttcccccttccctccccaagTGTTCAAGGACCTCAGGTGGGACCTCAGCTCCTGGAACCACAGCAGAGTTGCTCAGCACTTCCCACTGGGACACAGCTGCAGCTAGGCCCAGAGCCAGCTTTAGCCACTCTTCCGGGCATGTTTCTAGATCTCATTAGCTGCTGTGGACCAAGAGCTGCATGCAAAACAGGCTGTTCAGCAGCATGTGTGGTACCAAGACACTAGAGCAGCTTCAAGTCACTGGGTCTCTTcttcctgtgctcctgct
The sequence above is a segment of the Aphelocoma coerulescens isolate FSJ_1873_10779 chromosome 17, UR_Acoe_1.0, whole genome shotgun sequence genome. Coding sequences within it:
- the LOC138119801 gene encoding ficolin-2-like isoform X5 produces the protein MGRAAPALLILLSLKVTICDAEDTCSDCLHFSEVRIVGLGDADRLAILQGCPGIPGVSGPKGEPGLPGRKGEMGDQGFPGKAGPPGAKGAAGEPGFPGLKEPGNCQELLAKGKILSGWYTIYPQGCNATTVFCDMDTDGGGWIGLFQVFQRRWDGSVNFLRDWDSYKRGFGNQLTEFWMGNDNIHFLTSLGPCELRIDLRDFENNYYFAKYASFRVLGESEKYRLVLGDFLGGNAGDSFSYHRDMPFSTTDQDNDMSSFNCATEYKGAWWYNDCHYSNLNGMYWMGPHGSYADGINWKTGKEYHYSYKRTEMKFRPV
- the LOC138119801 gene encoding ficolin-1-like isoform X1 encodes the protein MGRAAPALLILLSLKVTICDAEDTCSDCLHFSEVRIVGLGDADRLAILQGCPGIPGVSGPKGEPGLPGRKGEMGDQGFPGKAGPPGAKGAAGEPGFPGLKGTKGEPGFPEIWEPGNCQELLAKGKILSGWYTIYPQGCNATTVFCDMDTDGGGWIGLFQVFQRRWDGSVNFLRDWDSYKRGFGNQLTEFWMGNDNIHFLTSLGPCELRIDLRDFENNYYFAKYASFRVLGESEKYRLVLGDFLGGNAGDSFSYHRDMPFSTTDQDNDMSSFNCATEYKGAWWYNDCHYSNLNGMYWMGPHGSYADGINWKTGKEYHYSYKRTEMKFRPV
- the LOC138119801 gene encoding ficolin-1-like isoform X3 — encoded protein: MGRAAPALLILLSLKVTICDAEDTCSEVRIVGLGDADRLAILQGCPGIPGVSGPKGEPGLPGRKGEMGDQGFPGKAGPPGAKGAAGEPGFPGLKGTKGEPGFPEIWEPGNCQELLAKGKILSGWYTIYPQGCNATTVFCDMDTDGGGWIGLFQVFQRRWDGSVNFLRDWDSYKRGFGNQLTEFWMGNDNIHFLTSLGPCELRIDLRDFENNYYFAKYASFRVLGESEKYRLVLGDFLGGNAGDSFSYHRDMPFSTTDQDNDMSSFNCATEYKGAWWYNDCHYSNLNGMYWMGPHGSYADGINWKTGKEYHYSYKRTEMKFRPV
- the LOC138119801 gene encoding ficolin-1-like isoform X7; translated protein: MGRAAPALLILLSLKVTICDAEDTCSGCPGIPGVSGPKGEPGLPGRKGEMGDQGFPGKAGPPGAKGAAGEPGFPGLKGTKGEPGFPEIWEPGNCQELLAKGKILSGWYTIYPQGCNATTVFCDMDTDGGGWIGLFQVFQRRWDGSVNFLRDWDSYKRGFGNQLTEFWMGNDNIHFLTSLGPCELRIDLRDFENNYYFAKYASFRVLGESEKYRLVLGDFLGGNAGDSFSYHRDMPFSTTDQDNDMSSFNCATEYKGAWWYNDCHYSNLNGMYWMGPHGSYADGINWKTGKEYHYSYKRTEMKFRPV
- the LOC138119801 gene encoding ficolin-2-like isoform X6, translated to MGRAAPALLILLSLKVTICDAEDTCSDCLHFSEVRIVGLGDADRLAILQGCPGIPGVSGPKGEPGLPGRKGEMGDQGFPGKAGPPGAKGAAGEPGFPGLKEPGNCQELLAKGKILSGWYTIYPQGCNATTVFCDMDTDGGGWIVFQRRWDGSVNFLRDWDSYKRGFGNQLTEFWMGNDNIHFLTSLGPCELRIDLRDFENNYYFAKYASFRVLGESEKYRLVLGDFLGGNAGDSFSYHRDMPFSTTDQDNDMSSFNCATEYKGAWWYNDCHYSNLNGMYWMGPHGSYADGINWKTGKEYHYSYKRTEMKFRPV
- the LOC138119801 gene encoding ficolin-1-like isoform X4, which produces MGRAAPALLILLSLKVTICDAEDTCSEVRIVGLGDADRLAILQGCPGIPGVSGPKGEPGLPGRKGEMGDQGFPGKAGPPGAKGAAGEPGFPGLKGTKGEPGFPEIWEPGNCQELLAKGKILSGWYTIYPQGCNATTVFCDMDTDGGGWIVFQRRWDGSVNFLRDWDSYKRGFGNQLTEFWMGNDNIHFLTSLGPCELRIDLRDFENNYYFAKYASFRVLGESEKYRLVLGDFLGGNAGDSFSYHRDMPFSTTDQDNDMSSFNCATEYKGAWWYNDCHYSNLNGMYWMGPHGSYADGINWKTGKEYHYSYKRTEMKFRPV
- the LOC138119801 gene encoding ficolin-1-like isoform X2; this encodes MGRAAPALLILLSLKVTICDAEDTCSDCLHFSEVRIVGLGDADRLAILQGCPGIPGVSGPKGEPGLPGRKGEMGDQGFPGKAGPPGAKGAAGEPGFPGLKGTKGEPGFPEIWEPGNCQELLAKGKILSGWYTIYPQGCNATTVFCDMDTDGGGWIVFQRRWDGSVNFLRDWDSYKRGFGNQLTEFWMGNDNIHFLTSLGPCELRIDLRDFENNYYFAKYASFRVLGESEKYRLVLGDFLGGNAGDSFSYHRDMPFSTTDQDNDMSSFNCATEYKGAWWYNDCHYSNLNGMYWMGPHGSYADGINWKTGKEYHYSYKRTEMKFRPV